The nucleotide window TCGCTCACCGTTGATTCCGGCAGCCTTATCCGATGCTAAGAATAAAAATATGTCAACCATATCCTCAGGTTTAGCCAATGGGTAATCACAATCAGGTACGGCCAGATCATGCATGTCTGTATCCATTTCTCCCGGATCAACCATGTTGACCCGAACATTCGTCTCACTTAATTCATCTGCCCATGTTTGGGTAAGACCTTCAACGGCAAATTTTGATACTCCATATGCGCCCCAACCGGCGAATCCCGTATGGCCAGCTTCGGAAGTCACATTGATAATAGAACCCTCATTGCGTTCAAGCATTCCCGGAATAACCCTTCTTGTGACGAGAAATGGAGAAACTGCATTTACCCGGAGCACTTCAGCAAAATCCTCCTCAGGGTAATCAAGAAGCATTGGCATGGGGCTTGGGCCTAACATAGAGGCATTATTAATCAGAACATCGATAGGGCCAAATGCTTCCTCCGCCATTGCGACGAAACGTTCCACATCTCTGGATTTTGAAATTTCAGCAGTTACCGCCAGCACTTCAGCGCCTAAACCAGCAGCTTCCTTTTTTACCTCAAGTATTCCTTCCGTTGACCTAGCGCAAATAGCCAACCTTGCCCCTTCTTTTGCAAAGGCCAGCGTTAACGCCCTGCCTAAACCTTTAGACGCTCCAGTAATCATGACTACTTTATTTTTCATATATTGATCTTCCCTTCATTACTTGATGTCTTTAGCATACGGGTTCTTTCCGATTCCTCCCTCAGAAAAAAGCTTGAACTTTATCTACAACTTTTGACTGAAAAATGAAAATAAAAATTGGAAAAACCCTCTTTGCATTTCTTCTGAACCTCGGATAAAGACTATTCGTAAGAGGTGAAAATGAAGTGACTGTGATTACAACCTTTAAAGAAAAAAGACGAGAAAAACAAATAAAATACGAACGCTCTGTACTAAAGGAGTTATCAATCACAACGTTGAAAGAGCGGGTAAAACAATATTTTGGCTCAACAAAAATTGCCTCAAGTTTTGTTATGAATACAGGAATAGAAGAGGCTTGTTACGATGTTGCCCTTGAAGCCTTCCTTCTCGGCGCAAAGTTCAGCAAGTTTGGGTACCATGGTGAGGAAATGGAGGCAGTACGATTACGCTGCTTTAGAGAAGAAAAACACCTAATTGATACGCTTTATAACTTTTTACTCTATTGGGGAAATGGAGAAGAAGGTACGATGAGCGAATCGCTTTATTATCTATGTGAACAA belongs to Neobacillus sp. OS1-2 and includes:
- a CDS encoding SDR family oxidoreductase, giving the protein MKNKVVMITGASKGLGRALTLAFAKEGARLAICARSTEGILEVKKEAAGLGAEVLAVTAEISKSRDVERFVAMAEEAFGPIDVLINNASMLGPSPMPMLLDYPEEDFAEVLRVNAVSPFLVTRRVIPGMLERNEGSIINVTSEAGHTGFAGWGAYGVSKFAVEGLTQTWADELSETNVRVNMVDPGEMDTDMHDLAVPDCDYPLAKPEDMVDIFLFLASDKAAGINGERFSAQSKEV
- a CDS encoding YbaK family protein yields the protein MTVITTFKEKRREKQIKYERSVLKELSITTLKERVKQYFGSTKIASSFVMNTGIEEACYDVALEAFLLGAKFSKFGYHGEEMEAVRLRCFREEKHLIDTLYNFLLYWGNGEEGTMSESLYYLCEQYIHVWWREGYEKGQMRHKLRLH